The following proteins are encoded in a genomic region of Thiomonas sp. X19:
- the traI gene encoding TraI/MobA(P) family conjugative relaxase: protein MLAKVITRKAASRGFGEAVRYIARDNPGQVAEPSPEMGALNLDCPLDTPEDRQTAIDILDATAAAARNTTARGPVYHVTLAWQEAEHPERQQIDAACEHLMKTLGFEGHEALWALHRDTDHDHAHLIVNRVHADGHTAKVPKYDWLLLDKAMREIELAQGWRHSPGPYGVVHDQGKAGIVRMSRAERTALGQLDGGQRVSNAAKAAEHRNAGAQSFQAWLAGEPAQVIRIAVQSPEASWQSVHQAAARYGVTIQPKGSGMVATTTLDDGRVLAAKASQMGRWASKAALEKALGPYEPSGGPMPEPKVTYAAALDGQRASLRGEPQHASADPERQRRRAERAQVRALLAARFKAELEAIRKQRQALRNAMTARHRDERQALTHTLRGERAAALAEHRRDGMDAKVALSYRAWEEAKAKEALQKRQAVERKALTAKIPRTEVWRTWLEQQAELGDETAKAALRGIRYREQRNSKKHKEQDGIEGEDLDPLRKLTVAALDVQIDHKRQLVIYRGQDGQDKFTDTGPRIVMHDKAADSLEAALRIAAQKYGGKVDVTGSSEFRERAAREAVRLGIVVTNADLQPIVADELQSQLERQPRQSPVKPAPQPPSAPRPRYVIDTAFMAAEAALAHLPVAGWDAIEAAGQGKALTAEQQAVLTDPARQALVDAKGQLTVAGQAVYNRMQEQGLLKHKAQKKEPLHLPTETVDKAKDKSAERQPVHAPAQASPEMPEKQVQAAPTKSNESPYPGIDQALAQWEKAQTGGEKTAAATAWMRAIDRIRADGGSAGDAAQYTIGRMDDGAGALMHQVAINSEIERSRGIGR from the coding sequence ATGCTTGCCAAAGTCATCACACGTAAAGCGGCCTCACGCGGATTTGGCGAGGCCGTGCGCTATATCGCCCGCGACAACCCAGGCCAGGTCGCAGAACCCAGCCCCGAGATGGGCGCGCTCAACCTCGACTGCCCGCTGGACACCCCAGAGGATCGCCAGACCGCCATCGACATCCTCGACGCCACGGCTGCGGCGGCACGCAACACGACTGCGCGCGGGCCGGTGTACCACGTCACCCTCGCTTGGCAGGAGGCCGAGCATCCCGAGCGCCAGCAGATCGACGCAGCGTGCGAACACCTCATGAAAACGCTGGGCTTCGAGGGGCACGAGGCGCTGTGGGCGCTGCACCGCGACACCGACCACGATCATGCGCATCTGATCGTCAACCGCGTGCATGCTGACGGCCATACGGCCAAGGTGCCCAAGTATGACTGGCTGCTCCTGGACAAAGCCATGCGCGAAATCGAGCTTGCTCAAGGCTGGCGACACAGCCCCGGCCCTTATGGCGTCGTCCACGATCAGGGCAAGGCTGGCATCGTGCGCATGAGCCGCGCCGAGCGCACCGCCCTGGGGCAGCTCGACGGGGGGCAACGCGTGAGCAACGCGGCCAAGGCGGCTGAGCATCGCAACGCCGGGGCACAGTCGTTTCAGGCATGGCTTGCCGGAGAACCGGCTCAGGTCATCCGCATCGCCGTGCAGTCCCCAGAAGCAAGTTGGCAAAGCGTGCACCAAGCCGCAGCGCGTTACGGTGTGACAATCCAGCCCAAGGGTTCCGGCATGGTGGCAACAACCACGCTCGACGATGGACGCGTGTTGGCGGCCAAGGCGTCGCAGATGGGGCGTTGGGCAAGCAAGGCCGCCCTGGAAAAAGCGCTTGGCCCCTATGAGCCATCAGGCGGCCCTATGCCAGAACCCAAAGTGACTTATGCCGCTGCGCTGGACGGCCAGCGCGCCAGCCTCCGGGGTGAACCGCAGCATGCCAGCGCCGACCCCGAACGGCAGCGCCGCCGTGCTGAGCGCGCCCAGGTACGCGCCCTGCTGGCTGCGCGCTTCAAGGCCGAGCTGGAGGCGATCAGGAAACAGCGCCAAGCGCTGCGCAATGCGATGACCGCGCGTCACCGTGACGAGCGGCAAGCGTTGACCCACACGCTGCGTGGAGAACGTGCCGCTGCACTGGCCGAGCATCGGCGCGATGGCATGGACGCTAAGGTTGCTCTCAGCTACCGGGCATGGGAAGAAGCCAAGGCCAAGGAAGCACTCCAGAAGCGCCAGGCCGTCGAGCGCAAAGCGTTGACGGCCAAGATTCCACGGACTGAAGTGTGGCGCACCTGGTTGGAGCAGCAAGCCGAGCTGGGCGATGAGACGGCCAAGGCAGCGCTGCGCGGCATCCGCTACCGCGAGCAGCGCAACAGCAAGAAGCACAAAGAGCAGGACGGCATCGAGGGCGAAGATCTCGACCCGCTGCGCAAGCTCACCGTGGCCGCGCTCGATGTGCAGATCGACCACAAGCGCCAGCTGGTGATCTACCGTGGGCAGGACGGACAGGACAAGTTCACCGACACCGGGCCGCGCATCGTCATGCACGACAAGGCTGCTGACTCCCTGGAGGCGGCCTTGCGCATTGCAGCGCAGAAGTATGGCGGCAAAGTGGACGTCACGGGAAGCAGCGAATTTCGGGAGCGGGCGGCGCGTGAGGCCGTGCGACTGGGCATCGTCGTCACCAATGCCGATTTGCAGCCTATCGTCGCCGATGAGCTGCAAAGTCAACTGGAGCGGCAGCCGCGGCAATCGCCAGTCAAACCTGCTCCCCAACCGCCAAGCGCGCCACGGCCCCGCTACGTGATCGACACAGCCTTCATGGCCGCCGAAGCCGCTCTGGCGCACCTGCCCGTCGCGGGATGGGACGCCATCGAAGCGGCGGGGCAAGGCAAAGCGCTGACCGCTGAACAGCAAGCTGTGCTCACCGACCCGGCGCGTCAGGCCCTGGTTGATGCCAAAGGCCAGCTCACCGTCGCAGGACAGGCGGTCTACAACCGGATGCAGGAACAAGGACTTTTGAAACACAAGGCCCAGAAGAAAGAGCCGCTGCACTTGCCCACAGAAACTGTGGACAAAGCCAAGGACAAGAGCGCAGAAAGGCAGCCAGTGCATGCGCCAGCACAGGCCTCGCCCGAAATGCCTGAAAAACAGGTACAGGCAGCACCCACGAAATCCAACGAATCCCCCTACCCCGGCATCGACCAGGCGCTGGCGCAATGGGAGAAAGCCCAAACCGGGGGCGAGAAGACCGCAGCAGCCACGGCCTGGATGCGCGCCATCGACCGCATCCGGGCCGACGGCGGCAGTGCGGGAGATGCTGCGCAATACACCATCGGTCGCATGGACGATGGGGCGGGTGCACTGATGCACCAGGTCGCAATCAACTCTGAAATCGAGCGCTCAAGAGGGATTGGGCGGTGA
- a CDS encoding MerR family transcriptional regulator, with protein MTDSSDLPPIPSKRYFTIGEVSELCGVKSHVLRYWEQEFSQLRPMKRRGNRRYYQHHEVLLIRRIRELLYDQGFTIQGARARLSQGEASQHDTEETAGSTVHMPMGRRFSDKQDAASPLQRLPIGEPAVWPAATQDDLRSQLQALRALLSLE; from the coding sequence ATGACCGACTCTTCGGATTTGCCGCCCATCCCGTCCAAGCGCTACTTCACCATCGGTGAAGTCAGCGAATTGTGCGGCGTCAAGTCGCATGTCCTGCGCTACTGGGAACAGGAATTCAGCCAACTGCGGCCGATGAAGCGCCGCGGCAATCGCCGCTATTACCAGCACCATGAGGTTCTCCTGATTCGCCGCATCCGCGAACTTCTCTACGACCAAGGCTTCACCATTCAGGGAGCACGGGCGCGGCTATCACAGGGCGAGGCTTCCCAGCACGACACCGAAGAGACCGCGGGATCCACGGTTCACATGCCAATGGGCCGCAGATTTTCCGATAAACAAGATGCCGCATCGCCACTTCAGCGCTTGCCCATTGGCGAGCCCGCCGTTTGGCCTGCCGCGACACAGGACGATCTACGCAGCCAATTGCAGGCATTGCGCGCGCTGTTGAGCCTCGAGTGA
- a CDS encoding integration host factor subunit alpha, giving the protein MEKLVTTLQTPSLTKAELSELLYERIGLNKRESKDMVDAFFDLIRDALASGHDVKLSNFGNFQLRDKAQRPGRNPRTGEIIPIDARRVVTFHPSQKFKEQLQSQLNDEA; this is encoded by the coding sequence ATGGAAAAACTCGTCACCACGCTACAGACGCCCAGCCTGACCAAGGCCGAGCTGTCCGAACTGCTGTACGAACGCATAGGCCTGAACAAGCGTGAGTCGAAAGACATGGTCGACGCATTCTTCGACCTCATTCGTGACGCACTGGCATCCGGACACGATGTGAAGCTTTCGAACTTCGGCAATTTCCAGTTGCGCGACAAGGCCCAGCGTCCGGGGCGCAACCCGCGCACGGGGGAAATCATTCCCATCGACGCCAGGCGCGTCGTCACCTTTCACCCCAGTCAGAAATTCAAAGAACAACTGCAGAGTCAACTCAATGACGAAGCGTGA
- the pheT gene encoding phenylalanine--tRNA ligase subunit beta produces the protein MQVPESWLRQFCNPDLSSEQIADRLTMAGLEVEDMQAAAPAFSGVVVGEVVKVEPHPNADRLRVCQVQVGQAEALQIVCGAPNVALGMKAPCALLGAMLPPSAADGKPLQMTAATVRGVTSQGMLCSAKELGLSSDHTGLLALPQELKTGQDLRQALDLDDCVFTIKLTPNLGHCLSVLGVARELAAVTGTPLVQPSFPPVIPALDEVLPVRIEAAELCGRFSGRVIRGVNAQAPTPAWMRQRLERAGQRSISALVDISNYVMLELGRPSHVFDLDKVEGDLEVRWGRPGESLKLLNGQTVEVDAQVGVIAAGRGIESLAGIMGGDATAVSLDTRNVYVEAAFWWPDAVRGRARRYNFSTDAGMRFERGVDAATTTQHAEHITRLILDICGGQPGPLDDHILQLPEREPVRMRAARCERIMGVSIGVDRMADVFTRLGLPFQQEGSGADVAFRVTPPSYRFDLEIEEDLIEEVARIHGYANIPTVPPLAQARMLPAPEGQRSQHALRELLAARAYQETINFSFAEPEWETALVGNSQPIQLLNPIAAQASVMRSSLLGGLLQALRLNLSHKARRVRLFELGRVFMRDTRAANAAQPAGIAQPMRVGGLAYGPVWPMQWAQAERLVDFFDVKNDIEQLCAGAGLLSFEPLVHPALHPGRSAAVLLNGQAVGILGEVHPRWMQKYALPHAPVVFELDAMALQSQAMPTVCPVARAPAILRDLSFVMDRTIPAARILQVVREARTSDARCGIVQDVELFDVFLPQHEEGKTRKSVALRLTLQAAETLTDMQADAASEGVIEAMRLTLGASLRN, from the coding sequence ATGCAAGTGCCCGAATCCTGGCTGCGACAGTTCTGCAATCCGGACCTGAGCAGCGAACAGATTGCCGACCGTTTGACCATGGCCGGCCTCGAGGTTGAAGACATGCAGGCCGCCGCACCCGCATTCAGTGGCGTCGTGGTGGGCGAGGTGGTGAAGGTCGAACCCCATCCGAATGCAGACCGGCTGCGTGTCTGCCAAGTGCAAGTGGGACAAGCCGAGGCCTTGCAAATCGTCTGTGGCGCACCCAATGTGGCTTTGGGCATGAAGGCCCCCTGCGCCCTGCTGGGCGCCATGCTGCCGCCATCTGCGGCGGATGGGAAGCCGCTGCAGATGACTGCGGCAACCGTGCGCGGCGTGACCTCCCAGGGCATGTTGTGCTCGGCCAAGGAGCTGGGTTTGTCCTCCGATCACACTGGCCTACTGGCCTTGCCGCAAGAGCTCAAAACCGGGCAGGACTTGCGCCAGGCGCTGGACCTCGACGACTGCGTCTTCACCATCAAGCTCACGCCCAATTTGGGCCACTGTCTCAGCGTGTTGGGTGTGGCGCGCGAGCTGGCCGCAGTGACCGGAACTCCGTTGGTGCAACCCAGTTTTCCTCCCGTGATTCCGGCCCTGGATGAGGTCCTGCCGGTCCGCATCGAGGCAGCCGAACTCTGCGGTCGTTTTTCCGGCCGTGTGATCCGTGGCGTGAATGCGCAGGCCCCGACTCCTGCCTGGATGCGCCAGCGCCTGGAGCGCGCCGGCCAGCGCAGTATTTCGGCACTGGTGGACATCTCCAACTACGTCATGCTGGAACTCGGCCGGCCCTCGCATGTGTTCGATCTCGACAAGGTCGAAGGCGACCTTGAGGTGCGTTGGGGCAGGCCGGGGGAGTCGCTCAAGCTGCTCAACGGGCAGACCGTGGAGGTGGATGCGCAAGTCGGCGTCATTGCCGCTGGACGCGGCATCGAGTCCCTCGCCGGGATCATGGGAGGTGACGCCACGGCCGTCAGCCTGGACACGCGCAATGTCTACGTCGAAGCAGCGTTCTGGTGGCCCGACGCCGTCCGTGGTCGTGCCCGCCGCTACAACTTTTCCACCGATGCCGGCATGCGCTTCGAGCGCGGGGTCGATGCCGCAACAACCACGCAGCACGCCGAGCACATCACCCGCCTCATCCTCGACATCTGCGGTGGGCAGCCGGGCCCGCTCGACGACCACATCCTGCAGTTGCCGGAACGCGAACCGGTGCGCATGCGCGCGGCACGTTGCGAGCGCATCATGGGCGTGTCCATCGGCGTTGATCGCATGGCGGACGTTTTTACGCGCCTCGGTTTGCCATTCCAGCAAGAAGGATCTGGCGCTGACGTCGCTTTCCGCGTCACCCCGCCAAGCTACCGTTTCGATCTCGAGATTGAAGAAGACCTGATCGAGGAAGTCGCTCGCATTCATGGCTATGCCAACATTCCCACGGTTCCGCCCCTCGCTCAGGCCCGCATGCTGCCTGCCCCCGAAGGGCAGCGCAGTCAGCATGCGCTGCGCGAATTGCTCGCTGCCCGCGCGTATCAGGAAACCATCAATTTCAGTTTCGCCGAACCTGAGTGGGAAACCGCTCTTGTCGGCAATTCCCAACCCATCCAACTGCTGAACCCCATCGCGGCGCAGGCCAGCGTCATGCGCAGCAGTCTGCTCGGCGGCTTGCTCCAGGCGCTGCGCCTGAACTTGAGCCACAAGGCGCGGCGTGTTCGATTGTTCGAACTGGGGCGTGTGTTCATGCGCGACACGCGCGCAGCAAATGCGGCACAGCCTGCCGGCATTGCGCAGCCCATGCGCGTCGGCGGCCTGGCCTATGGCCCGGTCTGGCCCATGCAGTGGGCGCAGGCCGAACGCCTGGTGGATTTTTTCGACGTGAAGAACGACATTGAGCAGCTCTGCGCCGGCGCTGGTTTGTTGAGCTTCGAGCCATTGGTGCATCCGGCCTTGCATCCTGGTCGAAGCGCAGCGGTTTTACTCAATGGCCAAGCGGTCGGCATCCTCGGTGAGGTGCATCCCCGCTGGATGCAAAAGTACGCTTTGCCTCATGCTCCAGTGGTGTTCGAGCTCGATGCCATGGCCCTGCAATCGCAGGCCATGCCAACAGTCTGCCCCGTGGCACGTGCACCGGCCATTCTGCGCGACTTGTCTTTCGTGATGGATCGAACCATTCCCGCGGCAAGGATCCTGCAAGTCGTGCGCGAGGCGCGTACATCGGATGCGCGTTGCGGTATCGTCCAGGATGTCGAGCTTTTCGATGTCTTTCTTCCCCAGCACGAAGAAGGCAAGACGCGCAAAAGCGTGGCACTGCGCCTGACGCTACAGGCTGCGGAGACCTTGACCGATATGCAAGCCGATGCCGCAAGTGAAGGTGTGATCGAGGCCATGCGACTGACTCTCGGTGCCAGCCTGAGAAACTGA
- the pheS gene encoding phenylalanine--tRNA ligase subunit alpha — MTELQDLVHRAETEFAAISHPAELENAKARYLGKAGAITALMKGLSQLSPERKREQGASINLAKQGIEAALQQRRAALAELELHAKLAAEAIDVTLPGRGQHGGGLHPVVRSWMRIEEIFSSIGFAVAEGPEIEDDWTNFTALNSPQNHPARSMQDTFYVDVEDERGQPLLLRTHTSPMQVRHARAHVQRYAAGIGAMPDIKVIAPGRTYRVDSDATHSPMFHQFEGLWIGERVSLADLKGVYTSFLQTFFERDDITLRFRPSYFPFTEPSAEIDMMFDSGPLKGRWLEISGAGQVHPTVVRNFGLDPEQYIGFAFGSGIERLTMLRYGVGDLRQFYSGDLRFLEQFNPA; from the coding sequence ATGACGGAATTGCAAGATCTGGTGCATCGGGCCGAAACGGAGTTTGCGGCCATCTCGCACCCTGCCGAGTTGGAAAACGCCAAGGCGCGCTACCTTGGCAAAGCCGGGGCGATCACGGCCCTGATGAAAGGTTTGTCGCAACTCTCGCCTGAACGCAAGCGTGAGCAAGGCGCAAGCATCAATCTGGCCAAACAGGGCATTGAAGCTGCCTTGCAGCAACGGCGTGCAGCCCTCGCGGAATTGGAGTTGCACGCCAAGCTCGCAGCCGAAGCCATCGACGTCACCTTGCCGGGCCGTGGCCAGCATGGCGGTGGATTGCATCCGGTGGTGCGTTCCTGGATGCGGATCGAGGAGATCTTCAGTTCCATCGGCTTTGCCGTGGCCGAAGGCCCTGAAATCGAAGACGACTGGACCAACTTTACGGCGTTGAATTCGCCGCAGAACCATCCTGCCAGGTCGATGCAGGACACGTTCTATGTGGACGTGGAGGACGAACGCGGCCAGCCATTGCTGTTGCGCACGCACACTTCGCCGATGCAGGTCCGGCATGCGCGGGCGCATGTGCAGCGTTACGCAGCAGGTATAGGTGCAATGCCCGACATCAAGGTGATTGCTCCTGGGCGCACCTACCGCGTCGACAGTGACGCCACGCATTCGCCGATGTTTCACCAGTTTGAAGGCCTGTGGATTGGAGAGCGTGTTTCCCTGGCCGACCTCAAGGGCGTGTACACCAGTTTCCTGCAGACGTTTTTCGAGCGCGATGACATCACGCTGCGGTTTCGGCCATCCTATTTTCCCTTCACCGAACCCTCGGCCGAAATCGACATGATGTTCGACAGCGGTCCGCTCAAAGGCCGCTGGCTGGAAATTTCCGGCGCTGGGCAGGTGCATCCCACGGTGGTGCGCAACTTCGGCCTGGATCCCGAGCAATACATCGGCTTCGCTTTCGGTTCCGGCATCGAGCGCCTGACCATGTTGCGTTATGGCGTGGGTGACCTGCGCCAGTTTTACAGTGGCGACTTGCGCTTTCTCGAGCAGTTCAACCCGGCTTGA
- the rplT gene encoding 50S ribosomal protein L20 has product MPRVKRGVTARARHKKVLDQAKGFRGRRKNVFRIAKQAVMKAGQYAYRDRRAKKRVFRALWITRINAAVRERGMSYSVFMNGMKKAAIEIDRKVLADMAVHDSIAFGKIVEQVKAKLA; this is encoded by the coding sequence ATGCCTCGCGTCAAACGTGGTGTAACGGCTCGCGCCCGCCACAAAAAAGTTCTGGATCAGGCCAAGGGTTTCCGCGGCCGTCGTAAAAATGTCTTCCGCATCGCCAAGCAGGCGGTGATGAAGGCCGGCCAATACGCCTACCGTGACCGTCGTGCCAAGAAGCGCGTGTTCCGCGCGCTCTGGATTACACGGATCAATGCGGCAGTGCGCGAACGCGGCATGAGCTACAGCGTGTTCATGAACGGCATGAAAAAGGCCGCCATCGAAATCGACCGCAAAGTGCTGGCTGATATGGCTGTGCACGACTCGATTGCCTTCGGCAAGATCGTCGAACAGGTCAAGGCCAAGCTGGCCTGA
- the rpmI gene encoding 50S ribosomal protein L35 gives MPKMKTKKSAAKRFRVRPGGTVKRGQAFKRHILTKKTTKNKRHLRGSTEVHATNMGHVAQMMPFA, from the coding sequence ATGCCCAAGATGAAAACCAAGAAAAGCGCCGCCAAGCGCTTTCGCGTCCGCCCAGGCGGCACGGTCAAGCGTGGCCAGGCGTTCAAGCGTCACATCCTCACCAAGAAGACAACCAAAAACAAACGTCATCTTCGTGGCTCCACCGAAGTGCACGCGACGAATATGGGCCATGTCGCCCAGATGATGCCGTTTGCTTGA
- the infC gene encoding translation initiation factor IF-3 has product MATVQSRNAPEKRAHRLNREITVPEVRLSGEENEALGIVSITEALRMAEEHGVDLVEIAPTAVPPVCRLMDYGKFKYQEQKKTHEAKLKQKQIQIKEVKFRPATDEGDYLIKIRNLKRFLDDGDKAKVSLRFRGREITHQDIGMRLLERVRDDLEPHGQVEQMPRLEGRQMIMVLSPRKKK; this is encoded by the coding sequence ATCGCTACTGTACAGAGCCGTAATGCCCCGGAAAAAAGGGCCCACCGCCTCAATCGTGAAATCACCGTCCCTGAAGTTCGCCTGTCGGGCGAGGAAAACGAGGCCCTAGGCATCGTCTCCATCACCGAGGCGCTGCGCATGGCCGAAGAACATGGCGTCGATCTGGTCGAGATCGCACCGACGGCCGTGCCCCCGGTCTGCCGCTTGATGGATTACGGCAAGTTCAAGTATCAGGAACAGAAAAAAACACACGAAGCCAAGCTCAAGCAAAAGCAAATCCAGATCAAGGAAGTCAAGTTCAGGCCGGCTACTGATGAAGGTGATTATCTGATTAAAATCAGGAACTTGAAGCGGTTTCTTGATGATGGGGATAAAGCCAAGGTTTCCTTGCGATTTCGCGGCCGCGAAATCACCCACCAAGACATTGGCATGCGTTTGCTGGAGCGTGTACGCGACGACCTCGAGCCGCATGGCCAGGTCGAGCAAATGCCCAGACTCGAAGGGCGGCAGATGATCATGGTGCTGTCGCCTCGCAAGAAAAAATAG
- the thrS gene encoding threonine--tRNA ligase, whose protein sequence is MPQITLPDGSVRHFDGDVTLAQVAASIGPGLAKAALAGKVDGRLVDLSHTLSHDAQVAIVTDKDAEGLDIIRHSTAHLLAYAVKELFPQAQVTIGPVIENGFYYDFAYKRPFTPEDLVAIEAKMVSLAAQDEPVSRRVLPRDEAVPFFKDQGEIYKAEIIASIPAGEDVSLYTEGRFTDLCRGPHVPSTGKLKVFKLMKLAGAYWRGDHRNEQLQRIYGTAWTRKEDQAAYLQRLEEAEKRDHRRLGKELDLFHFQDEAPGLAFWHPKGWALWQAVEQYMRQVYRDSGYQEVRCPQVLDVSLWKRSGHWDNYAENMFFTESEKREYALKPMNCPGHVQVFNTGLRSYRDLPLRYGEFGACHRNEPSGALHGLLRVRGFTQDDGHIFCTEDQIESEVTAFHRQAMKVYSDFGFTEIDLKIALRPEKRIGDDAVWDKAETALRAALKACGVRWTELPGEGAFYGPKVEYHMKDSIGRAWQVGTMQVDFMMPERLDASYVDEHSARVRPVMLHRAIVGSMERFIGVLIEHHAGALPLWLAPVQAMVLNITDDSAAYAAEVTQALKKQGFRVESDLRNEKITYKIREHSLQKIPYLLVVGDKERASQAVAVRARGNKDLGVRPLSEFSQRMLQELADLQ, encoded by the coding sequence ATGCCTCAAATCACGCTTCCCGACGGCTCTGTTCGTCACTTCGATGGTGACGTCACGCTCGCCCAAGTCGCTGCTTCGATTGGTCCGGGGCTAGCCAAAGCGGCGCTCGCAGGCAAGGTTGACGGCCGTCTTGTCGACTTGAGCCACACCCTCAGCCACGACGCACAAGTGGCCATCGTCACCGACAAGGACGCGGAGGGGCTGGACATCATTCGCCATTCCACGGCCCATTTGCTGGCCTATGCGGTGAAGGAATTGTTCCCGCAAGCCCAGGTCACCATCGGCCCGGTGATCGAAAACGGCTTCTATTACGACTTTGCCTACAAGCGGCCATTCACCCCGGAAGACCTGGTGGCGATTGAAGCCAAGATGGTTTCCCTTGCCGCGCAGGACGAGCCCGTGTCGCGTCGTGTTTTGCCGCGTGACGAGGCCGTCCCTTTTTTCAAGGACCAGGGCGAGATCTATAAGGCTGAAATCATCGCCAGCATCCCCGCAGGCGAAGATGTCTCGCTCTACACCGAAGGCCGGTTCACCGACCTTTGCCGCGGTCCGCATGTCCCTTCCACCGGCAAGCTCAAGGTGTTCAAGCTGATGAAGCTTGCCGGCGCCTACTGGCGTGGCGACCACCGCAATGAGCAGTTGCAGCGCATTTACGGCACGGCCTGGACTCGCAAGGAAGACCAGGCCGCCTACCTGCAGCGATTGGAAGAAGCCGAGAAGCGCGACCACCGTCGCCTGGGCAAAGAACTCGACCTGTTCCACTTCCAGGATGAGGCGCCGGGCCTCGCCTTTTGGCATCCCAAGGGCTGGGCGCTGTGGCAGGCGGTCGAACAGTACATGCGCCAGGTGTACCGTGACAGCGGTTACCAGGAAGTTCGTTGCCCCCAGGTGCTGGACGTGAGCTTATGGAAGCGGTCCGGTCACTGGGACAACTACGCCGAGAACATGTTCTTCACCGAGTCGGAAAAGCGCGAGTATGCGCTCAAGCCGATGAACTGCCCTGGCCATGTGCAAGTCTTCAACACGGGCTTGCGCAGCTATCGCGACTTGCCGCTGCGCTACGGCGAGTTCGGTGCCTGCCACCGGAACGAACCATCGGGCGCGCTGCATGGCCTGCTCCGGGTGCGCGGTTTCACCCAGGACGATGGGCACATTTTCTGTACCGAAGATCAGATCGAATCCGAAGTCACCGCTTTTCACCGGCAGGCCATGAAGGTCTACAGTGATTTCGGTTTCACCGAGATCGACCTGAAAATTGCCCTGCGACCCGAAAAACGCATTGGCGACGATGCGGTCTGGGACAAGGCAGAAACTGCGCTACGCGCGGCGCTCAAGGCTTGCGGTGTGCGTTGGACCGAACTGCCGGGCGAGGGCGCCTTCTACGGCCCCAAGGTCGAATACCACATGAAGGATTCGATCGGCCGCGCCTGGCAGGTTGGCACCATGCAGGTTGACTTCATGATGCCCGAGCGTCTCGACGCGAGCTATGTCGACGAGCATTCGGCCCGCGTGCGACCCGTCATGCTGCATCGTGCCATCGTCGGTTCGATGGAGCGTTTCATCGGCGTGTTGATCGAGCACCATGCCGGAGCCTTGCCACTTTGGCTCGCGCCGGTGCAGGCCATGGTGCTCAATATCACCGACGATTCCGCCGCCTATGCCGCCGAAGTGACACAAGCGCTGAAAAAACAAGGCTTTAGAGTCGAGTCCGATTTGCGCAACGAAAAAATCACCTATAAAATTAGGGAACACTCGTTGCAAAAAATTCCTTATCTGCTCGTGGTCGGTGATAAGGAGCGCGCATCCCAGGCTGTTGCAGTGCGGGCGCGTGGCAACAAAGACCTGGGTGTGCGTCCCCTGTCCGAGTTTTCCCAAAGAATGCTCCAGGAACTGGCTGATTTGCAATAG